The nucleotide sequence CGAAGTCCTCGGCCTTGACCGGCAGGCCGCCTGCGCCGGAGGTGGCGTCGATGGCGACGAGGGCGCCTTCGCTTCCTTCGGGGCGGCGCACCGGCACCGCGACACCGGTCGAGGTCTCGTTGTGCGCCCAGCCGACCAGGTCGGCGCCGGCTTCGTAGGCGATCTCGGGCGCGCTGCCCGGGTCGGCCTTGACGACGATCGGGTCGGCGAGGAACGGGGCGCCCTTGGTCACCGTGGCGAACTTCGAGGAGAACTCGCCGTAGGTGAAGTGCTGCGCACGTTCCCGCACGAGCCCGAAGGCGGCGGCGTCCCAGAATGCGGTCGTCCCGCCGTTGCCGAGGACCACTTCGTAGCCGTCGGGCAGGGAGAACAATTCGGACAGACCCGCACGCACGCGGCCGACGAGGGACTTCACCGGCTTCTGACGGTGCGAGGTGCCGAGGTAGGTGGCACCGGATTTCGCCAGGTTGGCGAGCTGCTCGTCACGGACCTTGGACGGTCCGCAGCCGAAGCGGCCATCGGCAGGCTTCAGGTCCGCGGGGAGGGTCAACTCAGGTGCGTCGGTCATGTGCCCAGTCTCTCAGGTCGGGACGGGCCTGCTGAAAGTCGGTGCGGCCTGTCCGGCATGTGGGATTCGCGGACCGGCTCCCGGCAGCGCCGATCGCCGGGTAGCTTCTCGCCTCATGGCGACAGTGCACGAACGATTCCCCGTGCCCCCCGAGGCGTTGTGGCAGGCCCTCCCCAACGGGGTCGACGCGGTCAAGGGGCAGGCCCCCTACTACGACGCCGCGGCCGGGTACGTCACCTTCTCGACCAAGCTCGGCTTCTTCAGCTACGGGCAGACGGTCACCGTGAAGGTGGAGCGGACGACGGAGGGCTCCGGGCTGGCGATCCAGACGAGCTTGAAGTTCGGCTTCGTCGATTGGGGCGAGGGCAAGCGCATCGCCCGCAAGTTCATCGCGGCCGTCGGCGCGGCGGTCGGGCACACCCCGGCGGCCTGATGCCCGACCCGTGGAGACCCAGATGGGGCTTCCTGCTCCTGTACTTCCTCGGGCTCGGCGGGCACTGGATCTTCCGCGACTGGGACGACACCGCCACCATCGGAGCGATCGTCGGTTTCGTGGGCGCCCTCGTGCTCGTGTTCGTTCCCGGCCTGCCGTCCTGGATGCACGGAGACCTGCCTGGGGAGCGCTCTTCGCCGAGGATCCGCCAGTGGTGGGCGGCGCTGCGGTACACGATCCTCCGTCGTGAACGTGTCCTCGACGTGGTACTCGGGCCGTGGGCGCTGGCCACCGCCACGCTGGACCCGGACGCCGGGTCCGCGCGCGGATGGGCCGTCCTCGACGGCGACCCGGCGAAGTTCGTCATCGACGACTGTCCGGACGAACTCGCCGAGTCACTGCGCGGCCCGCGCCGGATGTGGGTCGTCGGCGACGCCCGCTACGGCGATGTCCTGGTGTGCGCGGACGGCGGCCGCGAGTTCACGACCGCCGCCTTCCGCTTCCGTTAGCGCCAGCCCTCGGCGTCGACGCCGCCGGGGATGGGCGCGGCCGGGTCGAACGGGGTCCGCGAGAAGATGAACGTCGCCAAGTCGAGGTGGTTCGGCTTCCCTGCCGAGTCCCGCCCGACTCGCAGCGTTTCGCCCGCGTAGTAGGCGTCGAGCCCGACCCAGGTGTCCTCGCCCACCGGCGCGAACCGTGACGCGCGCCCGGGGCCGTCGGTCGGCGCGAGGGAGAACAGGCCGCCCGGGAGCAGGCGCAGGTGGTACGGCGTCGGCCCCCAGTGCCACAATCCCGTCAGCTCCAGCAGCTTCGGGTCCACAGTGGACGGTTGCCACTCGGCGGGCATGGCGGGCTCGTGCTGTTCGGTCAGCTTCATCAGGTCGAGGCAGAGCTGCGTGATGCCGACGCCCGCCGTCGAGTTCGTCAGCACCAGCGCGCCGATGCCCGCGTTCGCGTCGACCAGCGAGCAGGCGAGGAACCCCGGCATCGACCCGGTGTGCCCGGCCAGCCGCCTGCCTTCCGTGCGGACCAGCATGACACCGAGGCCGAACCCGGTGGTCCAGGCGTCGCCGTCGTCCACGGTGACCATTTCGCGCATCTCCGCGACGGTCTGCTCGCTGAGCACTCCGCCGGTGTGGCCGCCGAGGAACGACGTCCAGCGGGCGAGGTCGGTGATCGTCGACCACAGCTGCCCGGCGGGTGCCATCGCGCCCGCGTCCGGTGACGGCTCCGGCATGAGGAGATCGGCGAAGGGGTGCACCGCGAATCCGCTCGCGTGCGCGCCTTCGGGATGCGGCGACGTCCGGGTCATGCCGAGCGGGCCGAGGATCTCGGCGCGGACGACGTCGAGCCACGACTGACCGCGGTGGCGGGCGACCAGCTCGCCGAGCACGCCGTAGCCGACGTTGCTGTAATGGAACTTGCTGCCCGGCCGCAGCCGAGTCGCGCCGTCCTTGAGGCTCTCGACGAGCGCGTCCCAGTCGGCGCCGACCGTGCGCTCCCACCAGGAGCCGGGCGATTCCGCGGTCAGCCCGGAGGTGTGCGACAGCAGCTGCGCGATGGTGGCCGAGCCGAACGCGGTGCCCGGCAGATGCTGCTCCAGCGGGTCGTTCAGGTCGAGCTTGCCTTCGTCACGCAGCCGCATGACCGCCGTCGCGACGAGTGTCTTGGTGATCGAGCCGAGCCGGTACTGCGTGTCGGCGCCGGGTGTCTCGCCGTCGACGCGTCCGCGCCCTCCGGACCAGGCGAGTTCCCCGTCGCGGACGACGGCGGCGACGATGGACGGGGCGCGGCACGAGGATTGCTCGTGCGCGAGGCGGCGTAGCAGCGCCAATTCGGTCGAGGCAAGCATGGGACGCATTCTGCCTACCCGAGCAGGCCCAGTCGCATAGCGGTGGTCACAGCGGCCGTGCGGTCCGAAACGTCCAGTTTGCCGAACGCGCGCAGCAGGTGGGTCTTGACCGTCGCCTCGCTGATGTGGAGCGTCCGGCCGATCTCGGCGTTCGTGCTTCCCCCGGCCACCAGCCGGAGTACTTCGATCTCGCGCGCCGACAACGGCGATGTCGTCGGGTTGCGCACGCGGTTCACCAGCTTCCCGGCCACCGAAGGTGCCAACACCGTCTCACCGCGTGATGCGGCACGGATCGCACCGGCGAGCTCCGCACGCGAAGCGTCCTTCAGCAGGTACCCGGAGGCGCCCGCTTCGACCGCGCGCAGGATGTCCGCGTCCGTCTCGTAGGTGGTGAGCACGACCACGCGCTGATCAGGCCGGTCGGCGAGGATCTTCCTGGTCGCCCCGACGCCGTCGAGGCCGGGCATCCGCAGGTCCATCAGGATCACGTCCGGCTGCTTGACCCGGCTCAGCGCGACGGCCTCGTCGCCCGAGCCCGCTTCGCCGACGACGCTCAGGTCCGGCTCGGCCTCCAGCATGCCGCGCAGGCCCTCCCGCACCACGGGGTGATCGTCGACCAGCATGATCGTGATCACGCGGGCACCTCCAGTTCCAGCTTCGTCCCCGCACCGGGTCGGCTTGTCAGTCTCACGATGCCACCGACCTGATCGGTGCGCGCCCGCATCCCCGACAGGCCGAAGCCGCCGGTGGGCGCCGCGGGGTCGAATCCGGCGCCGTCGTCGGTCACGGCGAGGTGGACCCGTCCATCCATAGTGGACAGACGGAGCGCGGCCGAGGTGGCGCGGGAGTGCTTGCGGATGTTGCTCAGCGCCTCCTGCGCTCCTCGCAACAGGACGACCTCGGTGGCCATCGGGAGCGCGGGCAGCGGGCCGTCGACCTCGATCGACGCCTCGATACCGGTCTCCTCGGTCAGCCGTTCCGCCTGACGGCGCAACGCTTCTTCCAGCGAAGCGGCGGCGAGCGCCGACGGTGCCTGCGCCGCGACCATCGCCCGCGCCTCCGCCAGGTTCTCCCGGGCCGTCCGGGCCGCGAGTGCCAGGTGACGGCGGGCCGCCTTTGGGTCGGTGTCCATTTCGGACTCGATCGCCTGGGCCAGGGTCACGATGCTTGTGAAGCCCTGAGCGAGCGTGTCGTGGATCTCGCGGGCCATGCGCTCGCGTTCGGCGGCCGTTCCCGCCTCCCGCGAGAGCCGGGAAACCTCCGCCTGACTGGCCTTCAGCTGTTCGATCAGCGCCGCCCTGCTCTTGCTCTGCTGGATGATCTGGGTGGTGTAGCGGCCGGCGAGGAGGCTGAAGATGATCAGAATCGCCGTCATCGGCAGCATGACCGGCTGTTCGTCGAGCCCGCCCCGCACGAGCAGGGAAGCCGGGCTCGAGAGCACCGCCGCGGTGGTGAGGATCGACGCGGCCTTCGTCGGCATCGTCATGTACAGCACGGGGCAGACCAGGAAGAGGACGAAGCTCGAGTTGCCCGACGCGAACACGGCCCCCAGCGTGAAGAGCATCATCACCCCGGCGAACAACCATGGCGTGTGGTCGTAATCCGGGCCCTTGATGAGGCGGCGTCCTCGGACCAGGTAGGTCACGCCGAGCCCGGCCAGGCACAGGAGCGCGACCGTTTTGCCCGTCGTCGCCCCGTCGTCGAGCAGTACCAAGGCCGTCGTCGCGACGAAGGTGACCCCGAACAGGACTTCCCAGAGCCAGTAGAACCGCTCCCAGGCGTTCACCTGCCCTCGTTCGACCAGCGGAACGTCAGCTTCGCCAGCAGCAGCCCCGCGGCGCACCACGCCGTCAGCACCAGTGCCACCATCGGAAGTTCCCATGTTCCCGCCATCTCCTGTGTCGCGGCCTCGGCCGGCAGGAACACCGAGCGGAAGCCCTGGCAGATCCACTTCACCGGGAAGAACGAAGCGATGTCGACCATAACCTTCGGCAGAGTGGTGATCGGCGTGACGAACACCCCGGAGATGAACTGCAGCGCGAGGTAGATCAGGTTGGTCACCGCGACCGCGCCGCTGACCGTCCGGGTGACCGAGCCGAGTGCGATCCCCAGCAGCGTGCAACCGGTGATGCCGAGGAGGAAGACCCACAGCGCGGTCAGCAGTTTCGCCGGATCGGTCGGCAGTTCCAGATCGAAGAGCAGGCTGCCCACGATCGACATCAGCACTACCTGCGCGATGCTGGTGAAGCCGACCAGGATGATCTTGCCGACGAAGTAGGACGCCGCGGGCATCGGCGTGCCACGCAGCCGTTTCAGCGCCCCGAGCTCGCGATCGGACGCGAGGTTGATCCCGATGCTGGTGAAGGACGTCGAGACGATGCCGGAGCCGATCATGCCCGCGGCCAGCACCTGGCCGGTGGTGATCGCCATGCCGGGCATCGAGGAGTTCAGCATCGAGCCGAGCAGGATCATCAGCAGCGACGGAAACGCGAAGGTGAAGATCACCTGCTCCCGGATGCGAAAGAACTGTTTGATCTCCGCGGCACCCCGGACGAGACCGAGCGAGAAGGTGCCCGGGAGGGTCAGCGTGCTCATCGGGCTTCTCCGATCAGGTCGAGGTAGGTGTCTTCGAGGGTGGGGCGGTGGACGGTCAGCTCCGACGGCTCGCGGCCGTCGGCGGAGAGCTCGCGGATCAGCTTGGCCGGGAAGTGGGTGCGCTCTTGGTGGCCGCCGCGCTCGTCGGTCCAGCGGACGGTGGCCTCCGCGGTCGCCCGGCCGCCGAGCGTCTGCGGTGTCCCTTCGGCGACGATCTCCCCGCGAGTGATGACCGCGACGCGGTCGGCCAGCGCCTCGGCCTCGTCGAGATAGTGGGTGGTGAGCAGGATCGTGGTGCCTTCGCGGGCCAGACTCCTGATCAGTTCCCAGAACTGGCGCCGGGCCGCCGGATCGAAGCCGGTCGTGGGCTCGTCGAGGAACACCAGCTCGGGCCGCCCGATGATCCCGAGCGCCACATCGACACGACGCCGCTGCCCGCCGGAAAGGTTCTTGACGCGGGCACCCGCCTTCTCGGTCAGGCC is from Amycolatopsis lurida and encodes:
- a CDS encoding ABC transporter permease, producing MSTLTLPGTFSLGLVRGAAEIKQFFRIREQVIFTFAFPSLLMILLGSMLNSSMPGMAITTGQVLAAGMIGSGIVSTSFTSIGINLASDRELGALKRLRGTPMPAASYFVGKIILVGFTSIAQVVLMSIVGSLLFDLELPTDPAKLLTALWVFLLGITGCTLLGIALGSVTRTVSGAVAVTNLIYLALQFISGVFVTPITTLPKVMVDIASFFPVKWICQGFRSVFLPAEAATQEMAGTWELPMVALVLTAWCAAGLLLAKLTFRWSNEGR
- a CDS encoding serine hydrolase domain-containing protein; its protein translation is MLASTELALLRRLAHEQSSCRAPSIVAAVVRDGELAWSGGRGRVDGETPGADTQYRLGSITKTLVATAVMRLRDEGKLDLNDPLEQHLPGTAFGSATIAQLLSHTSGLTAESPGSWWERTVGADWDALVESLKDGATRLRPGSKFHYSNVGYGVLGELVARHRGQSWLDVVRAEILGPLGMTRTSPHPEGAHASGFAVHPFADLLMPEPSPDAGAMAPAGQLWSTITDLARWTSFLGGHTGGVLSEQTVAEMREMVTVDDGDAWTTGFGLGVMLVRTEGRRLAGHTGSMPGFLACSLVDANAGIGALVLTNSTAGVGITQLCLDLMKLTEQHEPAMPAEWQPSTVDPKLLELTGLWHWGPTPYHLRLLPGGLFSLAPTDGPGRASRFAPVGEDTWVGLDAYYAGETLRVGRDSAGKPNHLDLATFIFSRTPFDPAAPIPGGVDAEGWR
- a CDS encoding response regulator translates to MITIMLVDDHPVVREGLRGMLEAEPDLSVVGEAGSGDEAVALSRVKQPDVILMDLRMPGLDGVGATRKILADRPDQRVVVLTTYETDADILRAVEAGASGYLLKDASRAELAGAIRAASRGETVLAPSVAGKLVNRVRNPTTSPLSAREIEVLRLVAGGSTNAEIGRTLHISEATVKTHLLRAFGKLDVSDRTAAVTTAMRLGLLG
- a CDS encoding ABC transporter ATP-binding protein, whose protein sequence is MKTVVRVRGLRKEYPGHTAVGGIDLDIEQGEVFALLGPNGAGKTTTVEILEGHRERTSGEVDVLGEDPGTAGRAWRAKLGIVLQTANDAAELTVAETVRHFARYYPNPHDTDEVIERVGLTEKAGARVKNLSGGQRRRVDVALGIIGRPELVFLDEPTTGFDPAARRQFWELIRSLAREGTTILLTTHYLDEAEALADRVAVITRGEIVAEGTPQTLGGRATAEATVRWTDERGGHQERTHFPAKLIRELSADGREPSELTVHRPTLEDTYLDLIGEAR
- a CDS encoding sensor histidine kinase, coding for MNAWERFYWLWEVLFGVTFVATTALVLLDDGATTGKTVALLCLAGLGVTYLVRGRRLIKGPDYDHTPWLFAGVMMLFTLGAVFASGNSSFVLFLVCPVLYMTMPTKAASILTTAAVLSSPASLLVRGGLDEQPVMLPMTAILIIFSLLAGRYTTQIIQQSKSRAALIEQLKASQAEVSRLSREAGTAAERERMAREIHDTLAQGFTSIVTLAQAIESEMDTDPKAARRHLALAARTARENLAEARAMVAAQAPSALAAASLEEALRRQAERLTEETGIEASIEVDGPLPALPMATEVVLLRGAQEALSNIRKHSRATSAALRLSTMDGRVHLAVTDDGAGFDPAAPTGGFGLSGMRARTDQVGGIVRLTSRPGAGTKLELEVPA
- the serC gene encoding phosphoserine transaminase, yielding MTDAPELTLPADLKPADGRFGCGPSKVRDEQLANLAKSGATYLGTSHRQKPVKSLVGRVRAGLSELFSLPDGYEVVLGNGGTTAFWDAAAFGLVRERAQHFTYGEFSSKFATVTKGAPFLADPIVVKADPGSAPEIAYEAGADLVGWAHNETSTGVAVPVRRPEGSEGALVAIDATSGAGGLPVKAEDFDVYYFAPQKSFASDGGLWIALASPAAIERIGEIGASDRWIPEFLSLTTALDNSRKDQTYNTPAVSTLFLLADQIEWMNSNGGLEWTTSRTRDSSTRLYEWAEKTSYTTPFVSDPSLRSQVVGTIDFADEVDASAVAKVLRANGIVDTEPYRKLGRNQLRVGLFPAIDPDDITKLTQSIEYVVERLG